In Bacteroides coprosuis DSM 18011, the following are encoded in one genomic region:
- a CDS encoding peptidase M15D vanX D-ala-D-ala dipeptidase (COGs: COG2173 D-alanyl-D-alanine dipeptidase~InterPro IPR000755~KEGG: bvu:BVU_1311 D-alanyl-D-alanine dipeptidase~PFAM: Peptidase M15D, VanX D-ala-D-ala dipeptidase~SPTR: D-Ala-D-Ala dipeptidase;~IMG reference gene:2504106081~PFAM: D-ala-D-ala dipeptidase) yields MKFRLVLFFFLATICFPIVQGKSKSALSLEKRGMINLKEEDPSIHVHLMYAYADNFVGEILYDDLKEAYLHPLAAKALIKAHQYLKELHPQYSFIVYDACRPMSVQQKMWNKVKHTTKAKYVSNPANGGGLHNYGMAVDISILDEKGKPLSMGTPVDHLGYQAHIDNEEELVKKGIISLQEKRNRELLRSVMRRAGFRALPSEWWHFNKISRAEARKNYKPIL; encoded by the coding sequence ATGAAATTTAGACTTGTTTTATTCTTTTTTTTAGCAACTATATGCTTCCCCATTGTACAAGGGAAAAGTAAATCTGCTTTATCCCTAGAAAAACGAGGGATGATAAACCTAAAGGAGGAAGATCCCTCTATTCACGTCCACCTGATGTATGCTTATGCCGACAATTTTGTTGGGGAGATACTCTATGATGATTTAAAAGAAGCATACTTACATCCATTAGCGGCAAAAGCTCTAATTAAGGCTCATCAGTATTTAAAAGAACTTCACCCTCAATATAGTTTTATTGTTTATGATGCTTGTAGACCTATGTCTGTTCAGCAAAAGATGTGGAATAAGGTAAAGCATACGACGAAAGCTAAATATGTATCTAATCCAGCTAATGGAGGAGGTCTTCACAATTATGGGATGGCAGTAGATATATCCATACTCGACGAAAAAGGAAAACCTTTATCAATGGGTACACCTGTGGATCATTTAGGCTATCAGGCACATATAGATAATGAGGAAGAATTAGTGAAGAAGGGTATCATCTCTTTGCAAGAGAAAAGAAATAGAGAATTATTGAGATCAGTTATGCGTAGAGCTGGTTTTAGAGCTTTACCATCCGAGTGGTGGCATTTTAATAAAATTAGTAGAGCAGAAGCTCGCAAAAATTATAAACCGATTCTGTAA
- a CDS encoding Na+/Ca+ antiporter, CaCA family (COGs: COG0530 Ca2+/Na+ antiporter~InterPro IPR004837:IPR004481~KEGG: bth:BT_3019 putative Na+/Ca2+ exchanger protein, cation antiporter~PFAM: Sodium/calcium exchanger membrane region~SPTR: K+-dependent Na+/Ca+ exchanger;~TIGRFAM: K+-dependent Na+/Ca+ exchanger-like~IMG reference gene:2504106083~PFAM: Sodium/calcium exchanger protein~TIGRFAM: K+-dependent Na+/Ca+ exchanger related-protein), whose amino-acid sequence MLDIVFLIGGLLLVLFGANWLTDGASSIAKKFAIPPIVIGLTIVAFGTSAPELAVSVSSAIQGSADMAVGNVVGSNIFNVLLIVGCTALVTPIGITEGTLKVEIPLTILASIVLVILASDVFLDGSAQNILSRSDGLILLAFFVIFLSYTFYVAKKSGSIAMESQAEEIHTMSGLKSTLFIVLGFAALIFGGKIFVEGASDIARSLGVSESVIGLTLVAGGTSLPELATSVVASLKKNPEIAIGNVVGSNIFNIFFVLGCSSTITPLHIKGITAIDLWTMTGASILLFIVALFFGNRIIKRAEGAVFILLYLGYLGFLIYNA is encoded by the coding sequence ATGTTGGATATTGTTTTTTTAATAGGAGGTTTATTACTCGTTCTTTTTGGTGCAAATTGGTTAACAGATGGTGCATCTTCAATTGCTAAAAAATTTGCTATACCACCTATTGTAATAGGATTAACTATTGTTGCCTTTGGTACATCTGCCCCTGAATTGGCTGTAAGTGTGTCTTCAGCTATCCAAGGAAGTGCTGATATGGCGGTAGGGAACGTAGTAGGTAGTAATATTTTTAATGTATTATTGATTGTAGGTTGTACAGCCTTGGTTACACCCATTGGGATTACTGAGGGAACTCTTAAAGTAGAAATACCCCTTACTATATTAGCCTCAATAGTGTTAGTCATATTGGCTAGTGATGTTTTCTTAGATGGAAGTGCTCAGAATATATTATCTCGTTCAGATGGCTTGATATTACTTGCTTTTTTTGTTATATTCTTGAGTTATACTTTTTATGTAGCGAAGAAGTCAGGTAGTATAGCTATGGAGTCTCAGGCGGAAGAAATTCATACTATGAGTGGTCTGAAATCGACTTTGTTTATTGTGTTGGGTTTTGCTGCTTTGATCTTTGGAGGTAAAATATTTGTAGAGGGAGCTAGTGATATTGCTCGCTCCTTAGGAGTATCAGAGTCTGTTATTGGTCTTACATTAGTAGCAGGAGGAACATCATTACCCGAATTAGCGACCTCTGTAGTAGCTTCACTTAAAAAGAACCCAGAAATAGCAATAGGGAATGTAGTAGGTAGTAATATCTTTAATATCTTTTTTGTTTTAGGTTGTAGTTCTACTATCACACCTTTACATATAAAAGGAATAACCGCTATAGATCTTTGGACAATGACAGGAGCCTCTATTCTTCTATTTATAGTAGCATTATTCTTTGGTAATAGAATCATCAAGAGAGCAGAAGGAGCAGTCTTTATTCTTCTGTATTTAGGGTATTTAGGGTTCTTAATTTATAATGCGTAA
- a CDS encoding hypothetical protein (KEGG: bfs:BF4320 hypothetical protein~SPTR: Putative uncharacterized protein;~IMG reference gene:2504106082~PFAM: Conserved hypothetical protein 95): MFLKEEIFNFVQKHKDDDIHKLLLSKQELSGEELKFAVQQIEGRQRVKNKLPEWYNTPRILYPVHLSLEQCSSAETAKYKASLVQGDSLIDLTGGFGVDTSYLAQKFDSVVYVERNPDLYQIVSHNFKQMGLNHIQTINSEAESVLKDLELVDTVFIDPARRDNTGGKLVSIGDCVPNVIELQSIFQAKAKQVLIKLSPMLDLTQALRELDYVSHVYIVALSNECKELLVLVDYTKEETKNPQICCVNLGKNDQLEEFSFSLNDEERIDVGYATEVKKYLFEPNAAVLKGGAYKSIAKRFNVDKLHPNSHLYTSDRYLSDFPGRKFEINEVLNFNKTSLKKLKTITKKANLTIRNFPSSVDSLRKKLKIAEGGEKYIFATTLMNEEKVLLVCSKLTN; the protein is encoded by the coding sequence ATGTTTTTGAAAGAAGAAATATTCAACTTTGTACAAAAACATAAGGATGATGATATCCATAAACTTTTGTTATCCAAGCAAGAATTGTCTGGGGAGGAGTTAAAGTTTGCTGTCCAGCAAATTGAGGGTAGACAACGAGTGAAAAATAAATTGCCTGAATGGTACAATACTCCTCGTATTTTATATCCTGTACATCTATCTTTAGAGCAATGCTCTTCGGCTGAAACAGCAAAGTATAAGGCCTCACTAGTCCAAGGAGATTCGTTAATTGATTTAACAGGTGGATTTGGAGTAGATACATCTTATTTAGCACAAAAATTTGATTCAGTCGTGTATGTCGAGAGGAACCCTGATTTATATCAAATAGTATCTCATAATTTTAAGCAAATGGGTCTCAATCATATACAAACAATAAACTCAGAGGCTGAGTCTGTTTTAAAGGATTTAGAACTAGTAGATACAGTATTTATAGATCCAGCAAGAAGAGATAATACAGGAGGGAAACTGGTATCAATCGGCGATTGTGTTCCTAATGTGATAGAACTACAAAGTATTTTTCAGGCTAAAGCAAAACAAGTACTAATAAAACTTTCACCTATGCTTGATTTAACTCAAGCATTACGTGAACTGGATTATGTATCTCATGTTTATATTGTAGCATTAAGTAATGAATGTAAAGAATTACTGGTTTTAGTAGATTATACGAAAGAAGAAACTAAAAATCCTCAAATTTGTTGTGTTAATTTAGGGAAAAATGATCAGTTAGAAGAGTTCTCTTTTTCATTGAATGATGAGGAAAGAATAGATGTTGGATATGCAACTGAAGTAAAAAAATATCTTTTTGAACCTAATGCAGCTGTATTAAAAGGGGGTGCATACAAGTCAATAGCTAAAAGATTTAATGTTGACAAACTTCACCCTAATAGCCATCTTTATACCTCGGATAGATATTTAAGTGATTTTCCTGGGCGTAAGTTTGAAATAAATGAAGTCTTGAATTTTAATAAAACTTCGTTGAAGAAACTGAAAACCATTACAAAGAAAGCAAACTTAACCATTCGTAATTTCCCCTCTTCAGTAGATAGTTTGAGAAAAAAACTTAAAATAGCCGAAGGTGGTGAGAAGTATATCTTTGCAACTACTTTAATGAATGAAGAAAAAGTCTTATTGGTCTGTTCAAAATTAACAAACTAG
- a CDS encoding hypothetical protein (KEGG: bfs:BF4332 hypothetical protein~SPTR: Putative uncharacterized protein;~IMG reference gene:2504106084), whose product MSIEIKKVSSKKELKKFIRFNYELYKDNPYSVPDLYDDMLGTFDKNKNAAFAYCDADFFLAYKEGKLVGRVAALINQKANKIWNEKTVRFGWIDFYDDIQISKALLETVEKWGKERGMKKIQGPLGFTDFDAEGMLVDGFDQLSTMATIYNYPYYPVHLKELGFEKDVDWVEFKIYIPDAIPEKHKRISEIIQKKYDLKIKKYTSGKKIAEDYGQAIFELMNEAYQPLYGFAPLSQQQIDQYVKMYLPIVDLRMVTLITDSSDRLVAVGLSMPSLSEALQKAKGKLFPFGWFYLLKALFFKKRAKMLDLLLVAVKPEYQNKGVNALLFADLIPIYKKLGFQYAESNPELELNDKVQAQWTYFNTEQHKRRRAFTKKLD is encoded by the coding sequence ATGTCGATAGAAATAAAAAAAGTATCTTCTAAAAAGGAACTTAAGAAGTTTATCCGTTTTAATTACGAATTATATAAAGATAATCCATACTCTGTGCCCGATTTATACGATGATATGCTGGGTACATTTGATAAAAATAAAAATGCAGCTTTTGCTTATTGTGATGCCGATTTCTTTCTAGCTTACAAAGAGGGTAAGTTAGTAGGAAGAGTGGCAGCACTTATAAATCAAAAAGCAAATAAAATATGGAATGAAAAGACTGTTCGCTTTGGGTGGATTGATTTTTATGATGATATTCAAATATCTAAAGCTTTATTAGAAACAGTAGAGAAGTGGGGTAAAGAAAGAGGGATGAAAAAAATTCAAGGTCCTCTAGGCTTTACTGATTTTGATGCAGAAGGAATGTTGGTTGATGGATTCGACCAACTTAGTACTATGGCAACTATATACAATTATCCTTACTATCCAGTACATCTGAAAGAGTTAGGTTTTGAGAAAGATGTAGATTGGGTAGAATTTAAAATTTATATTCCTGATGCTATACCTGAAAAGCATAAACGAATATCTGAAATCATTCAGAAAAAGTATGATCTTAAAATAAAGAAATACACATCAGGTAAAAAAATAGCAGAGGACTATGGACAAGCGATTTTTGAATTGATGAATGAAGCTTATCAACCTCTTTATGGCTTTGCTCCTTTAAGTCAACAACAAATTGATCAATATGTAAAAATGTATCTTCCAATTGTTGACTTACGTATGGTAACACTGATTACCGATAGTTCAGATCGATTAGTTGCAGTTGGGTTGTCTATGCCCTCTTTATCAGAAGCTCTCCAAAAAGCTAAAGGTAAATTATTCCCTTTTGGCTGGTTTTATTTATTAAAAGCATTATTTTTTAAGAAAAGAGCAAAAATGTTAGATTTGCTTTTAGTTGCTGTAAAGCCTGAATATCAAAATAAAGGAGTAAATGCATTGCTTTTTGCTGACTTAATCCCAATTTACAAAAAACTAGGCTTTCAGTATGCTGAGTCAAACCCTGAGCTAGAATTAAATGATAAAGTCCAAGCTCAGTGGACCTATTTTAATACAGAACAACATAAGCGCAGACGTGCTTTTACTAAAAAATTAGACTAA
- a CDS encoding leucyl-tRNA synthetase (COGs: COG0495 Leucyl-tRNA synthetase~InterPro IPR015413:IPR013155:IPR002302~KEGG: bfr:BF4586 leucyl-tRNA synthetase~PFAM: Valyl/Leucyl/Isoleucyl-tRNA synthetase, class I, anticodon-binding; Aminoacyl-tRNA synthetase, class I (M)~PRIAM: Leucine--tRNA ligase~SPTR: Leucyl-tRNA synthetase;~TIGRFAM: Leucyl-tRNA synthetase, class Ia, bacterial/mitochondrial~IMG reference gene:2504106078~PFAM: tRNA synthetases class I (I, L, M and V); Anticodon-binding domain; tRNA synthetases class I (M)~TIGRFAM: leucyl-tRNA synthetase, eubacterial and mitochondrial family): MEYNFRDIEKKWQKMWVENNTYKVVEDKSKEKLYILNMFPYPSGAGLHVGHPLGYIASDIYARYKRLCGYNVLNPMGYDAYGLPAEQYAIQTGQHPAVTTEQNIKRYREQLDKIGFSFDWSREVRTCDPNYYHWTQWAFIQMFKSYFDTKVNKAMPIENLVSYFEKNGSKDIPASGSEELDFTAEEWKAMDESKQQDVLMNYRIAYLGDMMVNWCPELGTVLANDEVIDGLSERGGYPVIQKVMRQWCLRVSAYSQRLLDGLNTIEWTDSLKETQRNWIGRSDGAEMQFKVKDSDVEMTIFTTRADTVFGVTFMVLAPESELVDTLTTPEQKAEVDAYLERSKKRTERERIADRKVTGVFTGSYAINPLTKEAIPVWVSDYVLAGYGTGAIMAVPAHDSRDYAFAKHFGLEIRPLIEGCDISEESFDAKEGIMTNSPIEGMNTDLVLNGLTVTEAIAKTKQFIEETKLGHIKTNYRLRDATFSRQRYWGEPFPVYYKNGHPYMIEEEYLPIELPDVEKFLPTETGEPPLGRAKVWAWDTVNKKVVSNDLIDNKTVFHLELNTMPGFAGSSAYFLRYMDPQNSEALVSKGVCEYWQNVDLYVGGTEHATGHLIYSRFWNMFLYDVDVAVRQEPFQKLVNQGMIQGRSNFVYRINGTNKFVSLDKKDEYETTAIHVDVNIVENDFLDLEAFKAWRPEFSSAEFILNEDGQYLCGWAVEKMSKSMFNVVNPDMIVDRYGADTLRMYEMFLGPLEQSKPWDTNGIDGVYRFIHRFWGLFFDRQGNSLIEDKPATKEELKALHKLIKKSTEDIENFSFNTTVSASMICVNELNSLKCHKKEILEQLTIVLSPFIPHVCEELWDVLGHENSICIADWPKYNEEFMKEAVKNYNISFNGKSRFNMDFAADASREEIQKKVLEDERTSRWLEGKEPKKIIVVPGKIVNLVF; encoded by the coding sequence ATGGAGTATAACTTTAGGGATATAGAAAAGAAATGGCAAAAAATGTGGGTTGAGAACAATACCTACAAGGTAGTAGAAGATAAGTCTAAAGAAAAACTCTACATTCTAAATATGTTCCCTTATCCATCAGGTGCTGGTCTACACGTAGGTCACCCATTGGGATATATTGCATCTGATATTTATGCTCGTTACAAAAGACTCTGTGGATACAATGTCTTGAATCCTATGGGTTATGATGCATATGGTTTGCCAGCCGAGCAATATGCAATTCAAACAGGTCAACATCCAGCTGTAACTACAGAACAAAATATAAAAAGATATCGTGAACAGTTAGATAAGATTGGTTTCTCTTTTGATTGGAGTAGAGAAGTACGCACTTGTGATCCGAACTATTATCATTGGACACAATGGGCCTTTATTCAAATGTTTAAGAGCTATTTTGATACTAAAGTAAATAAGGCAATGCCTATTGAAAATTTAGTAAGTTATTTCGAGAAAAATGGTTCAAAAGATATTCCTGCTTCGGGTTCTGAAGAATTAGATTTTACAGCAGAAGAGTGGAAAGCAATGGACGAGTCTAAGCAACAGGATGTGCTTATGAATTACCGCATTGCTTATCTAGGTGATATGATGGTCAACTGGTGTCCTGAATTAGGTACAGTTTTGGCAAACGATGAAGTAATTGATGGTTTATCAGAAAGAGGAGGCTATCCTGTTATTCAAAAAGTAATGCGTCAATGGTGTTTACGTGTATCTGCATACTCGCAACGTTTATTAGACGGATTAAATACGATTGAATGGACCGATTCATTAAAAGAAACTCAAAGAAACTGGATAGGACGTTCTGATGGAGCTGAGATGCAGTTTAAAGTAAAAGACAGTGATGTGGAGATGACTATCTTCACTACTCGAGCTGATACAGTATTTGGTGTCACTTTTATGGTTCTAGCACCAGAAAGTGAATTGGTTGATACATTAACAACTCCTGAGCAAAAGGCAGAAGTAGATGCTTACTTGGAACGCAGTAAGAAGCGTACTGAACGTGAGCGTATTGCAGATCGAAAAGTAACAGGTGTTTTTACTGGAAGCTATGCCATTAATCCTTTGACAAAAGAGGCTATTCCTGTTTGGGTGAGTGATTATGTTTTGGCGGGTTATGGAACAGGTGCCATTATGGCTGTTCCAGCTCATGATAGTAGAGATTATGCCTTTGCTAAACATTTTGGTCTTGAAATACGCCCTTTAATTGAGGGTTGTGATATCTCAGAAGAAAGTTTTGATGCCAAAGAAGGTATTATGACAAATTCTCCTATTGAAGGAATGAATACTGACTTGGTGTTAAATGGATTGACTGTAACTGAAGCAATAGCTAAAACAAAACAGTTTATAGAAGAAACAAAACTAGGCCATATAAAAACGAATTATCGTTTAAGAGACGCTACATTCTCACGTCAGCGTTATTGGGGAGAGCCATTCCCTGTTTATTATAAGAATGGTCATCCTTATATGATAGAGGAAGAATACTTACCTATAGAGTTACCCGATGTGGAAAAATTCCTTCCTACAGAAACGGGAGAGCCACCATTAGGTAGAGCAAAAGTGTGGGCTTGGGATACAGTAAATAAGAAGGTTGTTTCAAACGACCTGATTGATAATAAGACAGTTTTCCATCTTGAACTAAATACGATGCCTGGTTTTGCTGGTTCATCTGCTTACTTCTTGAGATATATGGATCCTCAAAATTCAGAAGCTCTTGTATCTAAGGGAGTGTGTGAATACTGGCAAAATGTCGATCTTTATGTGGGTGGTACTGAACATGCTACTGGTCACTTGATCTATTCTCGTTTTTGGAATATGTTTTTATATGATGTAGATGTAGCTGTTCGTCAAGAACCTTTTCAAAAGCTAGTTAATCAGGGTATGATTCAAGGTCGTAGTAATTTTGTTTATCGTATTAATGGCACAAATAAGTTTGTTTCTTTAGATAAAAAAGACGAATATGAAACAACTGCTATTCACGTAGATGTAAATATAGTAGAAAACGACTTTTTAGATTTAGAAGCATTCAAAGCATGGCGTCCCGAGTTTTCATCAGCGGAATTTATCTTAAATGAGGATGGACAATATCTTTGTGGATGGGCTGTTGAGAAAATGAGCAAGTCTATGTTTAATGTGGTAAATCCAGATATGATTGTTGATCGTTACGGAGCAGATACTCTTAGAATGTACGAGATGTTCTTAGGTCCTCTAGAACAATCAAAACCATGGGATACCAATGGCATTGATGGAGTATACCGATTTATTCATAGATTCTGGGGATTATTCTTTGATCGTCAAGGTAATTCTTTAATTGAAGACAAGCCAGCTACTAAAGAAGAATTAAAAGCTTTGCATAAATTAATTAAGAAATCTACTGAAGATATTGAAAATTTCTCATTCAATACTACGGTTAGTGCTTCTATGATTTGTGTAAATGAACTCAATAGCTTGAAGTGCCATAAAAAGGAAATTTTGGAACAGCTAACTATTGTCCTTTCTCCATTTATCCCTCATGTTTGTGAAGAATTGTGGGATGTTCTAGGTCATGAAAATTCTATTTGTATAGCTGATTGGCCTAAATACAATGAAGAATTCATGAAGGAAGCTGTAAAAAATTACAACATTTCTTTTAATGGGAAATCTAGATTTAATATGGACTTTGCAGCAGATGCAAGCAGAGAAGAGATTCAAAAAAAGGTTCTTGAAGATGAGCGAACAAGCCGTTGGCTGGAAGGTAAAGAGCCTAAAAAAATAATTGTTGTACCAGGTAAGATTGTAAACTTGGTATTTTAA
- a CDS encoding Protein of unknown function DUF2179 (COGs: COG1284 conserved hypothetical protein~InterPro IPR003740:IPR019264~KEGG: bfs:BF4373 putative transmembrane protein~PFAM: Domain of unknown function DUF2179; Protein of unknown function DUF161~SPTR: Putative uncharacterized protein;~IMG reference gene:2504106079~PFAM: Uncharacterized BCR, YitT family COG1284; Uncharacterized protein conserved in bacteria (DUF2179)), which translates to MATHALSKQAWTRVMRDYLLIALGIVCYSVGWALFLLPYKLPLGGTAGVATLVFYSTGFPIQYTYFMINAVLLTATFKILGKSFTVRTIFGVLVMTFCTWMTQAVFKGPDGSILQLLGPDEAFMACVIGASMCGLGLGLVFINNGSTGGTDVVAAVVNKYRDISLGRVILLCDFTIVSSSYFIDNDWKMVLMGFVTLFIVTNVLDWVVNSARQSVQFFIFSKHYDAIADRIMKETGRGVTVIKGQGWYSQNEVKVLMVLAKKSQSIIIFRLVKDIDPEAFVSQSSVIGVYGQGFDKIKVK; encoded by the coding sequence ATGGCAACACATGCACTTTCTAAACAAGCTTGGACTCGTGTAATGCGCGATTATCTACTAATAGCATTAGGTATAGTATGCTACTCTGTGGGTTGGGCTTTGTTCCTACTTCCTTACAAACTACCCTTAGGAGGAACTGCAGGGGTAGCGACTCTTGTTTTTTATTCAACAGGATTTCCTATACAGTACACCTATTTTATGATTAATGCTGTACTCCTAACGGCTACGTTTAAAATTTTAGGGAAAAGCTTTACTGTACGTACCATTTTTGGTGTTTTAGTCATGACATTTTGTACCTGGATGACTCAAGCGGTATTTAAAGGTCCTGACGGATCTATATTACAATTATTAGGTCCAGATGAAGCTTTTATGGCTTGTGTAATAGGAGCGTCCATGTGTGGCTTGGGGCTGGGTTTAGTTTTTATTAATAATGGTAGTACAGGGGGTACTGATGTTGTTGCTGCTGTTGTTAATAAGTACCGAGATATATCTTTAGGTAGAGTGATACTTCTATGTGACTTCACAATAGTTTCGTCTAGTTATTTTATTGATAATGATTGGAAAATGGTTTTGATGGGTTTTGTTACCTTATTTATAGTAACCAATGTACTTGATTGGGTAGTGAATAGTGCCCGACAGTCAGTCCAGTTCTTTATCTTTTCAAAACATTATGATGCTATAGCCGATCGAATCATGAAAGAAACAGGTCGAGGTGTAACAGTGATTAAAGGTCAAGGTTGGTATAGTCAAAATGAAGTAAAAGTATTAATGGTTTTGGCTAAAAAATCTCAGTCGATTATTATCTTTAGGCTCGTAAAAGATATAGATCCTGAAGCTTTTGTTTCACAAAGTTCTGTAATAGGAGTTTATGGGCAAGGCTTCGATAAAATTAAAGTAAAATAA
- a CDS encoding Nucleoside-triphosphatase rdgB (COGs: COG0127 Xanthosine triphosphate pyrophosphatase~HAMAP: Nucleoside-triphosphatase~InterPro IPR020922:IPR002637~KEGG: bth:BT_3128 putative deoxyribonucleoside-triphosphatase~PFAM: Ham1-like protein~PRIAM: Nucleoside-triphosphatase~SPTR: Nucleoside-triphosphatase;~TIGRFAM: Ham1-like protein~IMG reference gene:2504106080~PFAM: Ham1 family~TIGRFAM: non-canonical purine NTP pyrophosphatase, rdgB/HAM1 family), which translates to MEHKIVFATHNENKLKEVAALLSPLYHVVGLNDIGCHEDIPETENTLEGNAYLKSKYVYDHYGLDCFSDDTGLEVTALHGEPGVFSARYAGEGRNSDDNMAKLLRELHDKTDRSAQFRTVISLILKGEEHHFDGIVRGNIIEEKRGRAGFGYDPIFQPIGYAETFAELGSDVKNEISHRAIAVKKLIRFLHDHKA; encoded by the coding sequence ATGGAGCATAAAATAGTATTTGCAACACATAACGAAAATAAATTAAAGGAGGTAGCAGCATTGCTATCTCCTCTTTATCATGTAGTAGGGCTAAATGATATAGGTTGTCATGAAGATATTCCCGAAACCGAAAATACATTAGAAGGAAATGCATACTTAAAGTCAAAGTACGTCTATGATCATTACGGTTTGGATTGTTTTTCCGATGATACTGGTTTAGAAGTAACAGCTCTTCATGGTGAGCCTGGAGTATTCTCTGCAAGATATGCAGGAGAGGGAAGAAATTCAGATGATAATATGGCAAAGTTACTTCGAGAGCTTCATGATAAAACCGATAGAAGTGCTCAATTTAGAACTGTTATATCCTTAATCCTAAAAGGAGAGGAACATCATTTTGATGGGATTGTTAGAGGAAATATTATTGAAGAAAAACGAGGTAGAGCAGGTTTTGGTTACGACCCTATATTTCAACCGATAGGGTATGCTGAAACCTTTGCTGAATTGGGCAGTGATGTAAAAAATGAAATTAGTCATAGAGCGATTGCTGTAAAAAAATTAATTAGATTTCTTCACGATCATAAAGCCTAA